From Candidatus Nitrospira nitrificans, a single genomic window includes:
- a CDS encoding ATP-binding protein — MDQSMRDTTIQEKPNPEPRPTARFFGLRMKFVVLFSLILIMTCSSLSWYFIETRRQAMTDNLEELGTILLTNTVRNEHFRVAGVVLEDHVTLEQFIQSLMAIDHVVYVVIAASDGRILDRQSKRTRNASNGFSPATEQPLYPNDRISQSLFQAPLTTPLITRVVLSPEQTLVPQDASSDWLLPFLLGKETLFDFAMPILRESPAAPPIPQLSVELEEKTRSALPKQSSPIIGLVRIGITDMQAKEALSVIVRNVSILTLLIIAGGIVGAHLLTSRITTPLRSLANSARQLAKGNDAPVALIASTHDEVGELTDVFNAMTQSLHDRNHAITMNLETIRRQVTQLTTVHQASAAIASANMLNLDQLLDTVLQLLAANLGFSKMAIVLYHAERNSCSVAHIIGVSPEIEHAARRIHIPVHDGSTTADLLIHGKPLLIHDIEAVTSRVHPPVLELLRRSKTRSVACVPLQSHAKILGYLAGSRGVQQCSDEDLHILLTIAGHVAAAIDNAKAYSDLTELTQHLEERIEQRTEELSRANTRLQEHDRRRSTFLSVVSHELRTPMTAIRSFSENMLDGVTGPLNDLQHTYLSRIEHNVARLGRIIVQLLDWSRLDTKNIQLRLEDVCIHQIATITADSLQMMAAEKTVTLAVAPAESLPLVQGDRDKLEQILWNLIGNAIKFTPAGGRVTVECRVSPPGFVQTCIADTGCGIAPSYLSNIFEEFSRVPSAMPTSQGAQLGLCITKTLVTMHRGQIWVESRPEVGSRFYFTLPLAGSQGESSETTRQADGIPIV; from the coding sequence GTTCAGCCTGATCCTCATCATGACCTGTTCGTCCTTGAGCTGGTATTTCATTGAGACCAGACGACAGGCCATGACCGATAATCTGGAAGAACTTGGAACGATCTTATTGACCAATACCGTCCGCAACGAGCACTTTCGCGTCGCCGGCGTCGTCCTTGAAGATCACGTCACGCTCGAGCAATTCATTCAGAGCCTCATGGCAATCGACCACGTCGTCTATGTGGTCATCGCGGCGTCCGATGGCCGGATTCTTGACCGACAAAGCAAACGAACTCGGAACGCGTCGAACGGATTCTCTCCTGCCACGGAACAACCGCTCTATCCGAACGACCGAATCTCACAATCGCTGTTCCAGGCTCCATTGACGACTCCGCTGATCACGCGGGTCGTGCTCTCGCCTGAACAGACATTGGTCCCGCAGGATGCGTCTTCAGACTGGCTCCTGCCATTTCTCCTGGGAAAAGAAACTCTGTTCGACTTCGCGATGCCTATTCTTCGGGAATCCCCGGCTGCGCCACCCATACCTCAGCTTTCGGTTGAATTGGAAGAAAAAACACGCTCTGCTCTCCCGAAACAATCCTCTCCGATCATCGGCCTCGTCCGCATCGGAATCACCGACATGCAGGCCAAGGAGGCCCTATCGGTGATCGTCCGCAATGTCTCGATCCTTACCCTCCTCATCATCGCGGGAGGCATTGTCGGCGCTCATCTGTTGACATCACGCATTACGACGCCGCTGCGGAGTCTCGCCAACTCTGCTCGCCAACTTGCCAAAGGAAATGATGCGCCGGTTGCTCTTATCGCATCCACTCACGATGAGGTCGGTGAACTGACCGATGTGTTCAACGCGATGACACAGTCCTTGCATGATCGCAATCACGCCATCACCATGAACCTCGAAACGATCCGGCGTCAGGTTACGCAATTGACCACGGTGCATCAGGCCAGTGCCGCCATCGCCAGCGCCAACATGCTTAACCTGGACCAGTTGCTTGACACGGTGCTCCAGTTGCTTGCCGCGAATCTAGGGTTTTCTAAGATGGCGATCGTGCTCTACCACGCGGAGCGGAACAGTTGTTCCGTCGCCCATATCATCGGCGTTTCCCCGGAGATAGAGCATGCGGCGCGCCGAATACACATACCAGTGCATGACGGCAGCACCACGGCCGATCTCCTCATTCACGGCAAACCACTGCTGATCCACGATATTGAAGCCGTCACGTCACGCGTGCACCCTCCGGTGCTTGAATTGCTGCGCCGTTCCAAGACGCGCTCGGTTGCGTGCGTGCCGCTGCAAAGCCATGCCAAGATCCTCGGCTATCTGGCAGGTAGCCGAGGCGTGCAGCAATGCAGCGACGAGGACCTCCATATTCTGCTGACGATCGCCGGCCATGTGGCGGCCGCCATCGACAATGCCAAGGCCTATTCCGATTTGACGGAGTTGACGCAGCATCTGGAGGAACGCATCGAGCAACGGACCGAAGAGCTCTCGCGCGCCAACACCCGGCTGCAAGAACATGATCGGCGCCGGTCGACGTTTCTTTCCGTCGTTTCGCATGAGCTTCGAACACCCATGACGGCGATTCGAAGCTTTTCAGAAAACATGCTTGACGGCGTCACAGGCCCGCTGAATGATCTACAACACACTTACCTCTCCCGCATCGAACACAACGTCGCCCGGCTTGGGAGAATCATCGTGCAACTGCTCGATTGGTCGCGCCTCGACACCAAAAACATCCAGCTTCGCTTGGAGGACGTCTGCATCCACCAGATCGCAACGATCACGGCTGACAGCTTGCAGATGATGGCCGCGGAGAAAACCGTCACCCTTGCCGTCGCGCCGGCCGAGTCGCTTCCACTTGTTCAAGGCGATCGCGACAAATTGGAACAAATTCTGTGGAACCTCATCGGCAATGCGATTAAATTCACCCCAGCCGGGGGTCGTGTGACGGTGGAGTGTCGCGTGTCGCCGCCGGGCTTCGTACAGACCTGTATCGCCGACACCGGTTGCGGAATCGCCCCGTCCTATCTGTCGAACATCTTCGAAGAGTTTTCCAGAGTGCCGTCGGCCATGCCCACATCGCAAGGCGCGCAACTTGGTCTCTGCATTACAAAGACACTCGTCACCATGCATCGCGGACAGATCTGGGTGGAGAGCCGGCCGGAGGTGGGGTCCCGTTTTTATTTTACACTCCCACTCGCCGGATCACAGGGTGAGTCGAGCGAAACAACTCGACAGGCCGATGGCATCCCCATCGTGTGA
- a CDS encoding sigma-54-dependent transcriptional regulator, translating into MRAKILVVDDDPDILLSLQNRVSFMGHEPLTATNGKDALRMIGEEEPDLVLLDLKIPEISGLDVLRQIGAASIPSEPRNEETPQPTPPYTTPLIIILTAYGTIELAVQAMQLGAFDFVPKPFTADHLAIVINKALATVSLHRHVDTLRKEVDDQFEPIVSTSKPMSEQLTVAKQAAASSATVLLLGETGTGKEVVARAIHRWSPRSAKPFIAVNCAAFPEHLLENELFGHEKGAFTGAIKREPGKIEIAEGGTLFLDEIGDMPLTMQSHLLRVLQDRTFYRVGGTQEVRTNVRFIAATNKDLKQAIQQGTFREDLYFRLAVITVALPPLRERMDDLAALIHHFLTRPSNIGLCKRLTLSDEAFQALQQYAWPGNVRELENVLTRAMILCPGDTIDPEHLALTASTTSTIAAPPVNQEPATEILFFSYHKSMDAYSQKLIEEALRRNGWNQTKAAAELGLQRTYLTKLLRQKQIPGKPPVPPAD; encoded by the coding sequence ATGCGCGCTAAAATTCTTGTTGTCGACGATGACCCCGATATCCTCCTGAGCCTGCAGAATCGTGTCAGTTTTATGGGACACGAACCCCTGACGGCAACGAACGGCAAGGATGCCTTGCGCATGATCGGGGAAGAAGAGCCCGATCTCGTCTTGCTCGACTTGAAAATCCCGGAGATCTCCGGGCTTGACGTATTAAGGCAAATCGGTGCGGCATCCATTCCGAGTGAACCCAGAAACGAGGAGACACCCCAGCCCACACCCCCCTATACCACCCCATTGATCATCATACTCACTGCCTATGGAACCATTGAACTCGCCGTACAAGCCATGCAACTTGGCGCCTTCGACTTTGTGCCGAAGCCGTTCACCGCGGACCACCTCGCCATCGTCATCAACAAGGCCTTGGCCACCGTCTCCCTCCACCGACACGTGGATACGCTCCGCAAGGAGGTTGATGATCAGTTCGAACCGATCGTCTCGACCAGCAAACCGATGAGCGAACAACTGACGGTGGCCAAACAGGCGGCGGCGTCCTCCGCGACCGTCTTATTGCTCGGCGAAACGGGGACCGGAAAAGAAGTCGTCGCCCGCGCTATTCACCGATGGAGTCCTCGCTCCGCGAAACCGTTTATTGCCGTGAATTGCGCCGCCTTTCCGGAACACTTATTGGAGAACGAGCTGTTTGGCCATGAGAAGGGCGCGTTCACCGGCGCCATCAAGCGGGAGCCCGGCAAAATCGAGATCGCCGAAGGAGGCACGCTGTTTCTTGACGAAATCGGTGACATGCCGCTCACCATGCAAAGCCATCTCTTGCGAGTCCTGCAAGACCGGACCTTCTACCGGGTCGGCGGCACGCAAGAAGTCCGGACCAACGTCCGGTTTATCGCCGCGACGAATAAAGATCTGAAACAGGCCATTCAGCAAGGCACGTTCCGTGAAGACCTGTATTTTCGCCTGGCCGTGATTACCGTCGCTCTGCCGCCGCTGCGGGAACGGATGGACGATCTTGCCGCGCTCATCCACCATTTTCTCACCCGTCCCAGCAACATAGGCCTGTGCAAACGCTTGACCCTCAGCGACGAAGCCTTCCAGGCGCTGCAACAGTACGCCTGGCCCGGCAATGTCCGTGAGTTGGAAAACGTGCTCACTCGCGCGATGATCTTATGCCCCGGCGACACGATTGACCCGGAGCACCTCGCCTTGACGGCTTCCACGACGTCAACGATCGCCGCTCCTCCGGTGAATCAAGAGCCCGCTACCGAGATCCTGTTTTTCTCATATCACAAGAGCATGGATGCCTACAGCCAGAAGCTGATTGAGGAAGCCTTGCGTCGGAACGGGTGGAATCAGACGAAAGCGGCAGCCGAACTCGGCTTGCAACGAACCTACTTGACCAAATTGCTCCGGCAGAAGCAGATTCCCGGCAAGCCGCCTGTTCCTCCTGCCGATTGA
- a CDS encoding XTP/dITP diphosphatase produces the protein MNNAGMRPIEQILLATRNPDKVRELTALLGDLGIRIRTLVDFHAAPEVEEDGATCEANALKKAGVIAAATGVPSLADDTGLEVDALGGRPGVFAARYAGDGATYEDNCRKLLKELHGVPRARRTARFITVAALAMPGGDTRVAIGTLAGVIAEASIGMQGFGYDPVFFVPELGRTLAELTAEEKNRISHRAKAFRAMADILRPFSAGTS, from the coding sequence ATGAATAATGCGGGCATGAGACCGATCGAACAAATCCTCCTCGCGACCAGAAACCCGGATAAAGTCAGGGAGCTGACGGCTCTTCTCGGAGATCTTGGGATTCGCATCCGTACGCTGGTCGATTTTCACGCCGCGCCGGAAGTCGAAGAAGACGGCGCAACCTGCGAAGCCAACGCGCTGAAAAAGGCCGGAGTGATCGCCGCTGCGACAGGCGTTCCGTCGCTCGCGGATGATACAGGACTCGAAGTTGACGCGCTGGGGGGGAGGCCCGGTGTATTTGCGGCTCGATATGCGGGGGACGGCGCAACCTACGAAGACAACTGTCGGAAGCTGCTCAAGGAACTGCATGGCGTACCGCGAGCCAGGCGGACTGCCCGCTTCATAACCGTCGCCGCCTTGGCGATGCCGGGCGGAGATACTCGAGTCGCCATCGGAACTCTGGCTGGTGTCATCGCTGAAGCGTCGATTGGTATGCAAGGATTCGGGTACGACCCCGTGTTCTTCGTTCCGGAGCTGGGTCGCACGTTGGCCGAGTTGACGGCTGAAGAAAAAAACCGTATCAGCCATCGAGCCAAGGCATTTCGAGCCATGGCCGACATTCTTCGACCGTTTTCCGCAGGAACGTCGTGA
- the rph gene encoding ribonuclease PH, with translation MVRFDGRRRDQVRPVKVTRNFTKHAEGAVLIEMGDTKVICTASVEEKVPPFLKGKGTGWVTAEYAMLPRATHERSPREAVKGKQGGRTLEIQRLVGRALRSVTDMSQLGERSIWIDCDVIQADGGTRTASITGAFIALADACAVLKKRDLLKKIPLTDYLAAISVGKVGGEVMVDLAYTEDSMAEVDMNLVMTGRGRYVEVQGTAERTPFAKQDMDEFLNFGWQAIQRLTAIQKELIGALD, from the coding sequence TTGGTCCGTTTCGATGGGCGTCGCCGAGATCAGGTCCGTCCCGTGAAAGTCACCCGCAACTTTACCAAACATGCCGAAGGGGCTGTTCTGATCGAAATGGGAGACACGAAGGTGATTTGCACGGCGTCCGTTGAAGAAAAGGTACCGCCTTTTCTCAAAGGCAAGGGGACCGGATGGGTGACGGCCGAATACGCGATGTTGCCGCGCGCAACTCATGAGCGATCGCCGCGAGAGGCGGTCAAGGGAAAGCAAGGCGGCAGAACTCTGGAGATTCAACGTCTCGTCGGACGGGCGCTGCGGTCGGTGACGGATATGTCGCAACTGGGCGAGCGGTCCATTTGGATCGACTGCGATGTGATCCAAGCGGATGGAGGCACCAGAACTGCCTCTATCACCGGGGCTTTTATCGCATTGGCCGATGCCTGTGCCGTGCTGAAAAAAAGGGATCTGTTGAAAAAGATTCCCCTGACCGACTATTTGGCGGCCATCAGCGTCGGAAAGGTCGGCGGAGAAGTCATGGTGGATCTGGCGTATACCGAAGATTCCATGGCGGAAGTGGATATGAATCTCGTGATGACTGGTCGTGGCCGGTATGTCGAGGTACAGGGCACGGCGGAACGCACCCCGTTCGCGAAGCAAGATATGGATGAGTTTCTGAATTTTGGCTGGCAGGCCATCCAACGATTGACCGCCATTCAGAAAGAGCTGATCGGTGCGCTCGACTAA